In Streptomyces sp. NBC_00433, a single genomic region encodes these proteins:
- a CDS encoding DUF488 family protein, which produces MAGQFSYRRIYEDPSSQGGKRVLVDRVWPRGMSKERAHLDEWLRDVAPSTDLRRWYHHDPELFPDFRDRYIAELKAADRRPAVEHLRDLAAEDKVTLLTATKDVDRSEAAVLAEWLDTAGTASR; this is translated from the coding sequence ATGGCCGGACAGTTCAGCTACCGGCGGATCTATGAGGACCCCTCGTCGCAGGGCGGCAAGCGCGTCCTCGTGGACCGGGTGTGGCCACGGGGGATGAGCAAGGAACGGGCCCACCTGGACGAGTGGCTCCGCGACGTCGCACCGTCGACGGACCTGCGCCGCTGGTATCACCACGACCCCGAGCTCTTCCCGGACTTCCGCGACCGCTACATCGCCGAGCTGAAAGCCGCCGATCGCCGGCCGGCCGTGGAGCACCTGCGTGACCTCGCCGCCGAGGACAAGGTCACCCTGCTCACCGCCACGAAAGACGTGGACCGCAGTGAGGCCGCCGTCCTCGCCGAGTGGCTGGACACCGCCGGGACCGCGAGCCGCTGA
- a CDS encoding SDR family NAD(P)-dependent oxidoreductase has protein sequence MTLTTTSFGTRATAAEVLDGVDLSGRRMIVTGGASGLGTETVRALAGAGAQVTVATRNPAAADPLVEEFPGTRAVALDLADLASVRAFCDAWSGPVDGLIANAGVMMLPTRQVNAQGWEMQLATNYLGHFALAVGLRTALQAAEKPRVVVVSSGAQLRVGFDFDDPQFERRAYDPFVAYAQSKTAGVLLTVGISRRWAEHGITANACTPGWIHTNLARHVAPATMQALGVMDADGELVTPDYYKTPAQGAATTVLLAASPLLDGVTGRYFDDNQESEVVDGGPDATAGVAKWSVDPATADRLWEYALPVVA, from the coding sequence ATGACGCTGACAACCACGTCGTTCGGCACGCGCGCCACCGCCGCGGAGGTGCTCGACGGAGTCGACCTGAGCGGACGCCGGATGATCGTCACCGGAGGCGCCTCCGGCCTCGGCACCGAGACGGTGCGCGCACTCGCCGGTGCGGGAGCGCAGGTGACCGTCGCCACCCGGAATCCCGCTGCCGCGGATCCGCTCGTCGAGGAATTCCCGGGCACGAGGGCCGTCGCACTCGACCTCGCCGACCTGGCTTCGGTCCGTGCCTTCTGCGACGCCTGGAGCGGCCCGGTCGACGGGCTCATCGCCAATGCCGGCGTGATGATGCTCCCGACCCGTCAGGTCAACGCGCAGGGCTGGGAGATGCAGCTCGCCACCAACTACCTCGGCCACTTCGCCCTGGCCGTGGGCCTGCGCACCGCGCTTCAGGCGGCCGAGAAGCCGCGCGTGGTCGTGGTCAGCTCCGGCGCCCAGCTGCGGGTGGGGTTCGACTTCGACGACCCGCAGTTCGAGCGACGCGCCTACGACCCGTTCGTCGCCTACGCTCAGTCGAAGACCGCCGGGGTGCTGCTCACCGTCGGGATAAGCCGCCGGTGGGCCGAGCACGGCATCACCGCCAACGCCTGCACGCCGGGCTGGATCCACACCAACCTGGCACGCCACGTCGCCCCGGCGACCATGCAGGCCCTCGGCGTCATGGACGCGGACGGCGAGCTCGTCACCCCCGACTACTACAAGACCCCCGCCCAGGGTGCCGCCACCACGGTGCTGCTCGCCGCGTCGCCGCTGCTCGACGGCGTGACCGGCCGCTATTTCGACGACAACCAGGAATCGGAGGTCGTCGACGGGGGCCCCGACGCGACCGCGGGCGTCGCGAAGTGGTCGGTCGACCCCGCCACCGCGGACCGGCTGTGGGAGTACGCCCTCCCCGTGGTGGCCTGA
- a CDS encoding MBL fold metallo-hydrolase has protein sequence MAGLAYSVYVAPSKPAVSDDLPPGEDQRMWSPTASTLIYGERDAVLVDPLMTIDESRLLADWVVEQRRNVTAVFVTHAHGDHFFGAPSILERFPQAKLVAAKGVAEFMGAQWGPKWFDAFWGPRFPGQISDRHVVAEPLEDGTIDLEGEQLRAIELGHTDTDGTSALHVPSLGLVVAGDAVYGQVHMYLAESKGAGRDSWLKALDTIAALDPTSVVSGHKRDGDPDSPEDVELTRRYILDFASAAEKAKDFNELYDTMLSLYPDRVNRGVLWNSAKGALA, from the coding sequence ATGGCAGGACTCGCCTACTCCGTCTATGTCGCACCGTCCAAGCCGGCGGTCTCGGACGACCTTCCGCCCGGTGAGGACCAGAGGATGTGGTCTCCCACCGCGTCCACGCTCATCTACGGTGAGCGGGACGCGGTGTTGGTGGACCCTCTGATGACCATCGACGAGTCCCGCCTGCTCGCCGACTGGGTCGTCGAACAGCGCAGGAACGTGACAGCCGTCTTCGTCACCCACGCGCACGGGGACCATTTCTTCGGTGCGCCGTCGATCCTCGAACGCTTTCCGCAGGCCAAACTCGTGGCGGCGAAAGGCGTGGCCGAATTCATGGGCGCCCAGTGGGGCCCCAAGTGGTTCGACGCCTTCTGGGGACCGCGTTTCCCCGGCCAGATCTCCGACCGGCACGTCGTCGCCGAGCCGCTCGAGGACGGAACCATCGACCTCGAAGGCGAGCAGCTTCGGGCCATCGAACTCGGCCACACCGACACCGACGGCACCAGCGCACTGCACGTCCCGTCACTCGGCCTGGTGGTGGCAGGCGACGCCGTCTACGGCCAGGTCCACATGTACCTCGCCGAGTCCAAGGGCGCCGGACGCGACAGCTGGCTCAAGGCGTTGGACACGATCGCCGCACTCGACCCGACGTCCGTGGTGTCGGGCCACAAGCGGGACGGAGACCCGGACAGCCCGGAGGACGTCGAGCTGACCCGCCGCTACATCCTGGACTTCGCGTCCGCGGCCGAGAAGGCGAAGGATTTCAACGAGCTGTACGACACGATGCTCAGCCTCTACCCCGACCGCGTGAACCGCGGCGTGCTGTGGAACTCGGCGAAGGGCGCGCTGGCCTGA
- a CDS encoding nuclear transport factor 2 family protein yields MAKKSSVPPFNRESAAEKVREAEDGWNSRDPARVSLVYTPDSRWRNRHEFINGRAEIVDFLTRKWATELDYRLIKELWAFDGNRIAVRFAYEWHDAQGNWFRSYGNENWEFDAEGQMRRRIASINDLPIEEAERKYHWPLGTRPAGHPGLSDLGL; encoded by the coding sequence ATGGCGAAGAAGTCCTCCGTGCCCCCCTTCAACCGCGAAAGCGCCGCCGAGAAAGTACGTGAGGCGGAGGACGGCTGGAATTCCCGCGATCCCGCGAGGGTGTCCCTCGTCTACACGCCGGACAGCCGCTGGCGCAACAGGCACGAATTCATCAACGGCCGCGCGGAGATCGTCGACTTCCTCACCCGCAAGTGGGCCACGGAGCTGGACTACCGCCTCATCAAGGAACTCTGGGCTTTCGACGGCAACCGCATCGCGGTGCGGTTCGCGTACGAGTGGCACGACGCGCAGGGCAACTGGTTCCGGAGCTACGGCAACGAGAACTGGGAATTCGACGCCGAGGGGCAGATGCGGCGGCGCATCGCCTCGATCAACGATCTCCCCATCGAGGAGGCCGAGCGCAAATACCACTGGCCCCTCGGAACGCGCCCCGCGGGGCACCCAGGCCTGTCCGACCTCGGCCTGTGA
- a CDS encoding serine/threonine protein kinase, with amino-acid sequence MLAERYRLEAPLGRGGMGQVYRAHDELLHRSLAVKILPFAASDEVARERFRVEARAAARVEDPHAVTIYDYEVDGDAAYLIMELVDGPDLGEELAAHGPMDPARVLGIGAQVAGGLAAAHLHGVVHRDIKPSNLLLAEDGTVKIADFGIARLLDESAVPLTLTGQVLGTSLYLAPERARGQAAGPASDVYALGCVLYELLTGRPPFDEHSAVAALRRHVETPPVPPSALRPGTPPGVERCLLAMLAKDPEQRPPAAQAASWCASAALAAAPPAAVRTVPEPMPVREKAAARPHWWTSARRRARAVVERPVPAVPR; translated from the coding sequence TTGCTCGCGGAACGGTACCGGTTGGAAGCCCCGCTGGGGCGCGGCGGGATGGGGCAGGTCTACCGGGCCCATGACGAGCTCCTGCACCGCAGCCTCGCGGTGAAGATCCTGCCGTTCGCGGCGTCCGACGAGGTGGCCCGCGAGCGCTTCCGCGTCGAGGCCCGGGCGGCCGCCCGGGTGGAGGACCCGCATGCCGTCACCATCTACGACTACGAGGTCGACGGCGACGCGGCCTACCTGATCATGGAACTGGTGGACGGCCCCGACCTGGGGGAGGAACTCGCCGCCCACGGCCCGATGGACCCCGCCCGGGTGCTCGGCATCGGAGCGCAGGTGGCCGGCGGGCTGGCCGCCGCCCACCTGCACGGTGTCGTCCACCGGGACATCAAGCCGTCCAACCTCCTCCTGGCGGAGGACGGCACCGTCAAGATCGCCGACTTCGGCATAGCGCGGCTGCTGGACGAGTCCGCGGTCCCCCTGACCCTGACCGGCCAGGTCCTCGGCACCAGCCTCTACCTCGCCCCGGAACGCGCCCGCGGGCAGGCGGCCGGGCCCGCGAGCGACGTCTACGCGCTCGGCTGCGTCCTCTACGAACTCCTCACCGGGCGGCCGCCTTTCGACGAGCACAGTGCGGTGGCGGCGCTGCGCCGGCATGTCGAGACCCCGCCGGTCCCGCCGAGCGCCCTGCGCCCGGGAACTCCGCCCGGCGTCGAGCGCTGCCTGCTGGCGATGCTGGCCAAGGACCCGGAGCAGCGCCCGCCGGCCGCGCAGGCGGCGTCCTGGTGCGCGTCGGCTGCCCTGGCCGCGGCGCCGCCGGCGGCGGTCCGTACGGTGCCGGAGCCCATGCCCGTACGGGAGAAGGCCGCGGCCCGACCCCACTGGTGGACGTCGGCCCGGCGGCGGGCCCGAGCGGTGGTCGAGCGGCCGGTCCCCGCCGTGCCGCGGTAG
- a CDS encoding DUF4331 domain-containing protein, protein MSHHLDTPLAARNGQLYIDDLYVFPGEGSTVLIMDVNSNITGVYAEPGFHPEARYEFKVHFDGADFEALTYRVSFSGPAADGRQDLRLHSLTGDSARDDSADGELVLRGRTGETAGAGGMRLWAGRVADSFYVDLSLLAIVNGAVAKGTAVDLSQWQPRKAENTFAGTSVETIVLEIPHEHPQLRPGARTGVWCTTKLATDAGGWRQINRGGHPMMWPIFWPGDTDFSNPANTRHPSEDLAAAGQTVAGQVAAVVAATGTSADPEGYGRIVARQLFPDVLSYVVGTPATFGFAARNGRTMADNAPEVMMSLVTNMAVQSGLKPSVTQGQRTDGFPFVVG, encoded by the coding sequence GTGTCGCATCACCTCGACACTCCCCTGGCGGCGCGCAACGGCCAGCTGTACATCGACGACCTGTATGTCTTTCCCGGCGAGGGCAGCACGGTCCTCATCATGGACGTCAACTCGAACATCACCGGCGTCTACGCCGAGCCGGGCTTCCACCCGGAGGCGCGCTACGAGTTCAAGGTGCACTTCGACGGCGCGGACTTCGAGGCCCTGACCTACCGGGTGTCCTTCAGCGGACCGGCCGCGGACGGACGGCAGGACCTGCGTCTGCACTCCCTGACCGGCGACTCCGCGCGGGACGACTCCGCCGACGGCGAGCTGGTGCTGCGAGGGCGCACGGGTGAGACGGCCGGTGCGGGAGGCATGCGTCTGTGGGCCGGGCGGGTCGCGGACTCCTTCTACGTCGACCTGTCCCTGCTCGCCATCGTCAACGGGGCGGTGGCGAAGGGCACCGCGGTGGATCTCTCGCAGTGGCAGCCGCGGAAGGCGGAGAACACCTTCGCCGGCACCTCCGTGGAAACCATCGTGCTGGAGATCCCGCACGAGCACCCGCAGCTGCGTCCCGGCGCCCGCACGGGTGTGTGGTGCACGACCAAGCTGGCCACCGACGCGGGTGGGTGGCGGCAGATCAACCGCGGTGGTCACCCGATGATGTGGCCGATCTTCTGGCCGGGCGACACCGACTTCTCCAATCCCGCCAACACCCGGCACCCCTCCGAGGACCTGGCCGCCGCGGGCCAGACCGTCGCCGGCCAGGTCGCCGCCGTCGTGGCGGCCACCGGGACGTCCGCCGATCCCGAAGGGTACGGCCGGATCGTGGCCCGGCAGCTCTTCCCCGACGTGCTGTCCTACGTCGTCGGCACTCCCGCCACCTTCGGCTTCGCCGCCCGCAACGGGCGCACCATGGCTGACAACGCACCGGAGGTGATGATGTCCCTCGTCACCAACATGGCGGTGCAGTCCGGGCTCAAGCCGTCAGTCACCCAGGGGCAGCGCACCGACGGCTTTCCCTTCGTGGTGGGCTGA
- a CDS encoding NUDIX hydrolase, with translation MDDFENPPLAADDRGNALLSFTRGSEGKPPGDAPLPAALVALWHAGRVLMVFDRYRQTWELPGGRIEEGESLRQAAARELFEESGHEPDGPLRFVGYAKSVLAPDRRTEYAALFTGHCAGVRDFRANEEIAAIHWWDLLEPLPGRLQPMDACLAELTR, from the coding sequence GTGGACGATTTCGAGAACCCACCGCTTGCGGCCGACGACCGCGGCAACGCCTTGCTCTCCTTCACACGGGGGAGCGAGGGAAAACCGCCAGGCGACGCCCCGCTGCCGGCAGCGCTCGTCGCCCTCTGGCACGCCGGTCGGGTCCTCATGGTCTTCGACCGCTACCGCCAGACCTGGGAGCTTCCCGGCGGGCGCATCGAAGAGGGCGAGTCCCTCCGCCAGGCGGCCGCACGCGAACTGTTCGAGGAGAGCGGGCACGAGCCTGACGGGCCGTTGCGGTTCGTCGGCTACGCGAAGTCCGTGCTGGCGCCCGACCGGCGAACCGAGTACGCGGCGCTGTTCACAGGGCACTGCGCCGGGGTCCGTGACTTCCGGGCCAACGAGGAGATCGCAGCCATCCACTGGTGGGATCTCCTCGAACCGCTTCCCGGACGCCTCCAGCCCATGGACGCCTGTCTCGCCGAACTCACACGCTGA
- a CDS encoding TetR family transcriptional regulator, with protein sequence MRPVTRRQADHHAARSAATRAQVLAALERLLDSGEAFSEISVAQILQEADVSRATFYAHFQSKSDVLVRLTGDLRESLLALAQQWDPAAEQDGADRFARLFGEMITFHRAHQGVLTAVREAASYDSAVSDFYTADLEGFDESVLRTLLSEQAAGSTAADLDPVSASRIIVWGGAQAMAHHIRVDDGSGDAAFAQELARIWWYGAYRRPTGA encoded by the coding sequence ATGAGACCCGTCACCCGACGCCAGGCCGACCATCATGCCGCGCGTTCGGCGGCGACCCGGGCGCAGGTACTGGCCGCCCTTGAGCGGCTGCTCGATTCCGGCGAGGCCTTCTCCGAGATCAGCGTCGCGCAGATCCTGCAGGAGGCCGACGTGTCACGGGCCACGTTCTACGCGCACTTCCAGAGCAAGTCGGACGTCCTGGTGCGGCTCACCGGCGATCTGCGGGAGTCACTGCTGGCGCTGGCACAGCAGTGGGACCCGGCCGCCGAGCAGGACGGGGCCGACCGCTTCGCCCGGCTCTTCGGAGAGATGATCACCTTCCACCGGGCCCACCAAGGCGTGCTCACCGCGGTCCGGGAGGCGGCGTCCTACGACTCCGCGGTGAGCGATTTCTACACCGCCGACCTCGAAGGCTTCGACGAGTCGGTGCTGCGGACCCTGCTCTCGGAGCAGGCCGCCGGCTCGACCGCGGCCGACCTCGACCCGGTGTCCGCGAGCCGGATCATCGTCTGGGGAGGCGCCCAGGCGATGGCCCACCACATCCGTGTCGACGACGGCAGCGGTGACGCCGCTTTCGCCCAGGAGCTCGCCCGGATCTGGTGGTACGGCGCCTACCGTCGCCCCACCGGGGCCTGA
- a CDS encoding YihY/virulence factor BrkB family protein: MSHEDEATSGRGRRWRRWKRRWDSSSAALVVRRGVEMELMSRALSFAALSLLTLLPLVTLVGAVDPQSGLGAGKFLGRVLGLSPSSQALVAEVVVNPVQALRRTTAFGLAVLAAFGLTFGTALQTGYEKAWGLKAAHWHSLWRHVIWLAAFVGFLLVAVAALGHGTSGDEQAAGVVASIAVSLAFFWWSQRFLLVGRVSWRALLPGALATTVGLIGLRIFSGLVFSPLIASNAVSYGPVGTILVVQSWLTGVGFVVYGGAVLGRVLHQRHTALGRAGNT, translated from the coding sequence GTGAGCCACGAGGACGAAGCCACATCCGGACGAGGACGCCGATGGCGCCGGTGGAAGAGGCGCTGGGACTCGTCCTCCGCCGCGCTGGTGGTGCGGCGAGGCGTCGAGATGGAGCTGATGTCCCGGGCGCTGAGCTTCGCCGCCCTCAGTCTGCTCACGCTGCTGCCCCTGGTGACCCTGGTCGGGGCGGTCGACCCCCAGAGCGGCCTGGGAGCGGGAAAATTCCTGGGGCGCGTCCTGGGCCTGTCGCCCTCGTCGCAGGCACTCGTCGCCGAGGTGGTCGTCAATCCCGTGCAGGCGCTGCGCCGCACCACGGCGTTCGGCCTCGCCGTGCTCGCCGCGTTCGGCCTCACCTTCGGGACGGCGCTCCAGACGGGATACGAGAAGGCGTGGGGCCTCAAGGCGGCCCACTGGCACTCCCTGTGGCGCCATGTCATCTGGCTCGCGGCATTCGTCGGCTTCCTGCTGGTCGCGGTCGCGGCGCTCGGACACGGCACGTCCGGTGACGAGCAGGCCGCCGGGGTCGTGGCCAGCATCGCCGTCTCCCTGGCCTTCTTCTGGTGGTCCCAGCGATTCCTGCTCGTCGGACGCGTGAGCTGGCGGGCCCTGCTGCCGGGGGCACTCGCCACGACAGTGGGCCTGATCGGTCTGCGGATCTTCTCCGGCCTCGTCTTCTCCCCGCTGATCGCCTCGAACGCCGTGAGCTACGGGCCGGTGGGCACGATCCTGGTCGTCCAGTCCTGGCTCACCGGCGTCGGCTTCGTCGTCTACGGCGGCGCGGTCCTCGGCCGTGTCCTGCACCAACGCCACACGGCGCTGGGGCGCGCGGGAAACACCTGA